From a single Brassica napus cultivar Da-Ae chromosome C9, Da-Ae, whole genome shotgun sequence genomic region:
- the LOC106426712 gene encoding putative F-box protein At1g53360 isoform X1 has product MKNMEQQSSKGLVLTPSGHETQSANSVREYSGPPIPDDLLMEIFSRVPAKSIARFRCVSKFLASIFCRPDFTDLFLTMSLTRPRFLFALEADKTLFLYSAPQPHNPNDNSSLVATPYQTLIFPEYIGFDNPRTLCGLVLLRQMRVICNPATGEFLTLPNVLKENILPNGNPAVIAATYLGYDRIGKRFKVLRMTPSRDGRSNTRQVLTLESGKLLWRMVECKFHFVPTLALATHICINGVLYFKAKLGKSTVIVCFDVRSEKFGFINTNEDMEQGLVCELKSLDFFNYKDEKMVRHIKFVGVTGRGEIVYSPRPFHPVNRYFVVFYNVESKTFRRVKVEGLEVEEGEKNHFKSTLIGYVENLEFM; this is encoded by the exons ATGAAAAATATGGAGCAGCAGTCCTCGAAGGGTCTAGTATTAACCCCATCCGGACATGAAACACAATCAGCAAACTCGGTAAGAGAATACTCAGGTCCCCCAATCCCTGATGATCTACTTATGGAGATATTCTCCAGAGTCCCGGCAAAGTCTATAGCTAGGTTTCGTTGCGTTTCGAAATTCTTGGCATCCATATTTTGCCGTCCTGATTTTACTGACTTGTTTTTGACTATGTCTTTGACTCGTCCACGGTTCCTTTTCGCCTTAGAAGCTGATAAAACGTTGTTCTTATACTCTGCACCTCAGCCTCATAATCCAAACGATAACTCTTCTCTTGTAGCCACCCCTTATCAAACGCTTATCTTTCCAGAATATATTGGATTTGATAACCCTAGAACACTCTGTGGGTTGGTATTACTTCGGCAGATGCGGGTGATTTGTAACCCTGCCACTGGAGAGTTTCTAACCTTACCCAATGTTCTTAAAGAAAACATCTTACCCAATGGTAACCCCGCAGTGATCGCAGCAACGTACCTTGGGTATGATCGGATCGGAAAACGGTTTAAAGTGTTGCGTATGACCCCGTCACGTGATGGAAGATCCAATACTCGTCAGGTCTTGACGTTGGAATCTGGAAAGCTTTTATGGAGAATGGTCGAATGCAAGTTCCATTTTGTGCCGACCCTTGCTTTAGCTACTCATATATGTATAAACGgtgttttgtattttaaagcTAAGTTGGGGAAATCTACTGTTATAGTTTGCTTCGACGTCAGGTCTGAGAAGTTCGGCTTTATTAACACAAATGAAGACATGGAACAAGGGCTTGTATGTGAGTTGAAATCTTTGGACTTTTTTAATTACAAAG ATGAAAAGATGGTCAGGCATATCAAGTTTGTTGGAGTGACTGGTAGAGGTGAAATTGTATACTCGCCACGCCCGTTCCACCCTGTAAACCGGTACTTCGTTGTCTTCTACAATGTGGAGAGTAAGACTTTTAGAAGAGTCAAAGTTGAGGGACTTGAAGTTGAAGAGGGTGAGAAGAATCATTTTAAAAGCACACTGATAGGCTATGTGGAGAATTTGGAGTTTATGTAA
- the LOC106426712 gene encoding putative F-box protein At1g53360 isoform X2, protein MKNMEQQSSKGLVLTPSGHETQSANSVREYSGPPIPDDLLMEIFSRVPAKSIARFRCVSKFLASIFCRPDFTDLFLTMSLTRPRFLFALEADKTLFLYSAPQPHNPNDNSSLVATPYQTLIFPEYIGFDNPRTLCGLVLLRQMRVICNPATGEFLTLPNVLKENILPNGNPAVIAATYLGYDRIGKRFKVLRMTPSRDGRSNTRQVLTLESGKLLWRMVECKFHFVPTLALATHICINGVLYFKAKLGKSTVIVCFDVRSEKFGFINTNEDMEQGLVYEKMVRHIKFVGVTGRGEIVYSPRPFHPVNRYFVVFYNVESKTFRRVKVEGLEVEEGEKNHFKSTLIGYVENLEFM, encoded by the exons ATGAAAAATATGGAGCAGCAGTCCTCGAAGGGTCTAGTATTAACCCCATCCGGACATGAAACACAATCAGCAAACTCGGTAAGAGAATACTCAGGTCCCCCAATCCCTGATGATCTACTTATGGAGATATTCTCCAGAGTCCCGGCAAAGTCTATAGCTAGGTTTCGTTGCGTTTCGAAATTCTTGGCATCCATATTTTGCCGTCCTGATTTTACTGACTTGTTTTTGACTATGTCTTTGACTCGTCCACGGTTCCTTTTCGCCTTAGAAGCTGATAAAACGTTGTTCTTATACTCTGCACCTCAGCCTCATAATCCAAACGATAACTCTTCTCTTGTAGCCACCCCTTATCAAACGCTTATCTTTCCAGAATATATTGGATTTGATAACCCTAGAACACTCTGTGGGTTGGTATTACTTCGGCAGATGCGGGTGATTTGTAACCCTGCCACTGGAGAGTTTCTAACCTTACCCAATGTTCTTAAAGAAAACATCTTACCCAATGGTAACCCCGCAGTGATCGCAGCAACGTACCTTGGGTATGATCGGATCGGAAAACGGTTTAAAGTGTTGCGTATGACCCCGTCACGTGATGGAAGATCCAATACTCGTCAGGTCTTGACGTTGGAATCTGGAAAGCTTTTATGGAGAATGGTCGAATGCAAGTTCCATTTTGTGCCGACCCTTGCTTTAGCTACTCATATATGTATAAACGgtgttttgtattttaaagcTAAGTTGGGGAAATCTACTGTTATAGTTTGCTTCGACGTCAGGTCTGAGAAGTTCGGCTTTATTAACACAAATGAAGACATGGAACAAGGGCTTGTAT ATGAAAAGATGGTCAGGCATATCAAGTTTGTTGGAGTGACTGGTAGAGGTGAAATTGTATACTCGCCACGCCCGTTCCACCCTGTAAACCGGTACTTCGTTGTCTTCTACAATGTGGAGAGTAAGACTTTTAGAAGAGTCAAAGTTGAGGGACTTGAAGTTGAAGAGGGTGAGAAGAATCATTTTAAAAGCACACTGATAGGCTATGTGGAGAATTTGGAGTTTATGTAA